GAGGTTACTCCGGGCAATGTGTTTGTGTCGTCTTCTCCCGATGGTCCGTTTGAGCATCTTGGCGAATTTATCATTGATCCCAATGGTTTTTACGAAGGCTGGGCCAGGTATGATGAACTGGATGATGGTGCCGTACGAGCCGGCGTGCTCGGCCACCTTTCCAATGTAATGATTATCCTGCGTCCGGACGGGCGCTATATGATGCTCGCCCGCCACTGCGTTCCGATGATCAGTGATGACGGCATTCTCGGTCCGTATAAAATGCTGAATGACCGTGTCTGGGAGGGGCTGAAAAATATGCCGCAGTTTAAAAATGAAGACCCGACCATTTGGTACAGCGACGGTCTGTACCATATTGTGGTCAATCATCACGGCGGAGGGGATATTACTTATCACCTTACTTCGGAAGACGGGATTCATAACTGGACAAACCGGGGCCTGGCCTTTCACAAAGCATACGGTGTTTTCCGTTATACAGATGGAACGCGGAACGATTGGAACATTGTTCAGCGCCCTACGGTCTACACAGAGAACGGAATGGTGAAAGCTTTCAATTTTTCCGTAATTGATGTGCACAAGGGAAAAGACCGGGGGAACGATAACCACGGGAGTAAAATTATTGTGGTTCCGTTCGACGGAACAGGGTTCAGCAAACATATCCGCTCCATTGTGAATGCCGAGAATGCGCAGGTTGATGCCACGCCGCCTCCGTCTCCCTGGAAATCGGTCGACCTCGGCTCCGTTAAAAAGGCAGGAAATACCGGATTTAATACAGCATTCAACACCTTTCGCATTCAATCAAACGGCGGCCTTTCGGAGGGACGTTTGGTTTATCAGAAAATGGAGGGAGATATATCCGCTCGGGTGCTGGTTCTCTCACAGGATATATCTGCGGAGTCGGTTCTTTCCGGGCTGATGTTTCGTGAAAGTCTGAATTCTGATGCCCGTACCGTGTCCGCTGTGATCTCGAAATCTGATGGACTGCTTTTTGAGCATTCGGGAACACCGGTTTCGAAGCAGAAGCTGAAAGCCCCCTACTGGCTTCGTATGGAAAAACGGGGTCAGCGTATTACCGCCTATATCTCGTCCAGTAATAAAATGAACTGGGAAAAAATCGGTGAAACCACGGTGGATCTGGGCAATGAGTTTTATGCGGGACTTTATGCTCATGCTGACGGCGCTGCAAAAAAAGCCGTTTCCCGCTTCAAAG
This is a stretch of genomic DNA from Pontiella agarivorans. It encodes these proteins:
- a CDS encoding glycoside hydrolase family protein, with amino-acid sequence MKLAILTALLLAAPLVKAGQKTLIDFFLPMEPRNMVSEGIWGADPVLPRDIDNGLEDPTMKNWCYWDGSIVKDDTGRYHMYASRWSQAYSHSVGWNKQSRGLHSVSDSLFGPYKDLGETWPHWNNGAGHNVVGLRMHDGRYALISSEVTPGNVFVSSSPDGPFEHLGEFIIDPNGFYEGWARYDELDDGAVRAGVLGHLSNVMIILRPDGRYMMLARHCVPMISDDGILGPYKMLNDRVWEGLKNMPQFKNEDPTIWYSDGLYHIVVNHHGGGDITYHLTSEDGIHNWTNRGLAFHKAYGVFRYTDGTRNDWNIVQRPTVYTENGMVKAFNFSVIDVHKGKDRGNDNHGSKIIVVPFDGTGFSKHIRSIVNAENAQVDATPPPSPWKSVDLGSVKKAGNTGFNTAFNTFRIQSNGGLSEGRLVYQKMEGDISARVLVLSQDISAESVLSGLMFRESLNSDARTVSAVISKSDGLLFEHSGTPVSKQKLKAPYWLRMEKRGQRITAYISSSNKMNWEKIGETTVDLGNEFYAGLYAHADGAAKKAVSRFKDADFHVWGEPLSEGIINHTFPDRIPASGKIRFEVEYENRQALDVFAELQNVHTTKKLKALRRQMPSKKNTLELTYDAGPLQPGDIYWFVLKSIPIHGHENRAIQHTYKKVTVE